The Campylobacter sp. RM10537 genome has a segment encoding these proteins:
- the atpG gene encoding ATP synthase F1 subunit gamma gives MSNLKEIKRKIKSVYNTQKTTNAMKLVSTAKLKKAEEAARKSKVYAEKIDEMLSEISFQINKIIYNEDDSRFALFHKRNKIQNVDLIFITADKGLCGGFNIKTLKAVNDLLKDYKAKNINVRLKAIGKTGVEYFSFQRIELFEKYIGLSSTPSYEQACSIIHSSVNDYINGITDEVILIHNGYKNMITQELKVSHLIPVEPKKNEAEPSSLLELEPDNVGLLEDLIKTYLEYNIYYALIDSLAAEHSARMQAMDNATNNAKTRVKQLNLAYNKARQESITTELIEIISGVESMK, from the coding sequence ATGTCTAATTTAAAAGAAATTAAAAGAAAAATAAAAAGCGTTTATAATACACAAAAAACGACTAATGCTATGAAGCTTGTTTCTACAGCTAAATTAAAAAAAGCTGAAGAAGCAGCTAGAAAATCAAAAGTATATGCTGAAAAAATTGATGAAATGTTAAGTGAAATTTCATTTCAAATCAATAAAATTATCTATAATGAAGATGATTCAAGATTTGCCTTATTTCATAAAAGAAATAAAATTCAAAATGTTGATTTAATTTTTATAACAGCAGATAAAGGGCTATGCGGCGGATTTAATATCAAAACTTTAAAAGCAGTTAATGATTTATTAAAAGATTATAAAGCAAAAAATATTAATGTTCGCCTAAAAGCTATAGGCAAAACAGGTGTTGAATATTTTAGCTTTCAAAGAATAGAATTATTTGAAAAATATATTGGATTAAGTTCTACGCCAAGCTATGAACAAGCTTGTTCAATTATTCATTCTTCTGTTAATGATTATATTAATGGAATTACAGATGAAGTTATTTTAATCCACAATGGATATAAAAATATGATCACCCAAGAATTGAAAGTTTCTCATCTCATTCCAGTAGAGCCTAAAAAAAATGAAGCGGAGCCGAGTTCTCTTTTAGAGCTTGAACCAGATAATGTTGGCTTATTAGAAGATTTAATAAAAACTTACTTAGAATATAATATATATTATGCATTAATCGATTCTTTAGCGGCTGAGCATAGTGCTAGAATGCAAGCTATGGATAATGCAACCAATAATGCAAAAACTAGAGTAAAACAGCTTAACCTTGCTTACAATAAAGCAAGACAAGAATCTATTACCACTGAACTTATAGAAATTATCAGTGGCGTTGAATCAATGAAATAG
- the atpA gene encoding F0F1 ATP synthase subunit alpha, with the protein MNFKADEISSIIKEKIENFDLDLEIEETGKIISIADGVAKAYGLKNIMAGEMVEFENGDKGMALNLEESSVGIIILGKGEGLKEGSSVKRLKKLLKVPVGNALVGRVVNALGEPIDAKGPIDSNEFRCVEEKAKGIMARKSVHEPLQTGIKAIDALVPIGRGQRELIIGDRQTGKTTVAIDTIIAQKGQDVICIYVAIGQKQSTVAQVVKKLEEHGAMDYTIVINAGASDPASLQYIAPYTGVTMGEFFRDNAKHALIVYDDLSKHAVAYREMSLILRRPPGREAYPGDVFYLHSRLLERASKLSDELGAGSLTALPIIETQAGDVSAYIPTNVISITDGQIFLETDLFNSGIRPAINVGLSVSRVGGSAQIKATKQVSGTLRLDLAQYRELQAFAQFASDLDEASRKQLERGQRMVELLKQPPYAPISIEKQIVLIFAGAKGHLDNIPVSKIQEFETGIYSFIETKYPDVFEQIRSKKALDAELEEKLTKVINEFKSNQL; encoded by the coding sequence ATGAATTTTAAAGCTGATGAAATCAGTTCTATTATAAAAGAAAAAATCGAAAATTTTGATTTAGACCTTGAAATTGAAGAAACTGGAAAAATTATTTCTATAGCAGATGGCGTTGCTAAAGCCTATGGATTAAAAAATATTATGGCCGGTGAAATGGTTGAATTTGAAAACGGTGATAAAGGTATGGCCCTTAACCTTGAAGAAAGTAGTGTAGGTATTATTATACTTGGAAAAGGTGAAGGTTTGAAAGAAGGATCTTCTGTAAAACGCTTAAAAAAACTTCTTAAAGTTCCGGTGGGGAATGCTTTAGTTGGAAGAGTTGTTAATGCTCTAGGAGAACCAATTGATGCTAAAGGTCCTATTGATAGTAACGAATTTCGTTGTGTAGAAGAAAAAGCTAAAGGTATTATGGCGAGAAAAAGCGTCCATGAACCTTTGCAAACTGGAATTAAAGCAATAGATGCTCTAGTTCCAATTGGTCGTGGTCAAAGAGAACTTATTATTGGTGATAGACAAACAGGAAAAACGACTGTAGCTATTGATACTATTATAGCTCAAAAAGGACAAGATGTCATTTGTATTTATGTTGCTATTGGACAAAAACAAAGCACAGTAGCTCAAGTTGTGAAAAAACTTGAAGAACATGGGGCAATGGATTACACTATAGTTATTAATGCTGGTGCAAGTGATCCAGCATCTCTTCAATATATTGCACCTTATACTGGTGTTACCATGGGAGAATTTTTTAGAGACAATGCTAAACATGCTCTAATTGTTTATGATGATCTAAGCAAACATGCTGTAGCTTACCGTGAAATGTCTTTAATTTTACGTCGTCCTCCTGGTCGTGAAGCTTATCCTGGTGATGTTTTTTATCTTCACTCAAGACTTTTAGAAAGGGCAAGTAAGTTAAGTGATGAATTAGGCGCAGGGTCACTTACTGCCTTACCAATTATAGAAACACAAGCTGGAGATGTTTCAGCTTATATTCCAACTAATGTTATTTCTATTACCGATGGACAAATCTTTTTAGAGACAGATTTATTTAACTCTGGAATTCGCCCTGCAATTAATGTTGGCTTATCTGTTTCTAGGGTTGGTGGATCCGCCCAAATTAAAGCAACTAAGCAAGTATCTGGAACTTTAAGATTGGATCTTGCACAATATAGAGAACTCCAAGCTTTTGCTCAATTTGCTAGTGATCTTGATGAGGCAAGCAGAAAACAACTTGAACGTGGTCAAAGAATGGTAGAGCTTTTAAAACAGCCTCCTTATGCACCAATTAGTATAGAAAAACAAATTGTTTTAATTTTTGCTGGCGCTAAAGGACATTTAGATAATATACCAGTTTCAAAAATTCAAGAATTTGAAACTGGAATTTATTCATTTATTGAGACAAAATATCCAGATGTTTTTGAACAAATTCGTTCCAAAAAAGCTTTAGATGCGGAATTAGAAGAAAAATTAACTAAAGTTATTAATGAGTTTAAATCAAATCAGCTATAA
- a CDS encoding F0F1 ATP synthase subunit delta, whose translation MDNLIAKKYAKAIIERTDMEDFYYRLSVLNSAFCMPKFKDIINSNQIQKDKKLDLLNSFFEKINPNFINFLKILLKNSRLNHIPQIFKELQRQRALKENICQGIIYSKETLNDDKIKELENKLNLKLNTKIKLKNEISQNDGIKIYLEELGYEIAFSIKAFQNKISEYILKII comes from the coding sequence ATGGATAATTTAATTGCAAAAAAATATGCAAAAGCTATTATTGAAAGAACAGATATGGAAGATTTTTATTATCGTTTATCTGTTTTAAATTCTGCTTTTTGCATGCCTAAATTTAAAGATATTATCAATTCTAATCAAATTCAAAAAGATAAAAAATTAGATTTATTAAATTCTTTTTTTGAAAAAATAAATCCAAATTTTATCAATTTTCTAAAAATACTATTAAAAAATTCAAGACTTAATCATATCCCTCAAATTTTTAAAGAACTTCAAAGACAAAGGGCTTTAAAAGAAAATATATGCCAAGGTATTATATATTCAAAAGAAACTTTAAATGATGACAAAATAAAGGAACTTGAAAATAAACTTAATTTAAAATTAAATACAAAAATCAAATTAAAAAATGAAATAAGTCAAAATGATGGTATTAAAATTTACTTAGAAGAATTAGGTTATGAAATTGCTTTTTCAATAAAAGCTTTTCAAAATAAAATAAGTGAATATATACTTAAAATTATTTAA
- a CDS encoding F0F1 ATP synthase subunit B — protein MKILYSLILLSPIYAMAATEYDIVPRTINFFIFIAILYYFSANFFKNFYKNRIIKISSKIDEIQKNLLESKAKKIDIMKKIEEAKANSVAAISMAKKEADIYMQKIKEEAQNEVTLLEQNFEDQKKYELRKMKKEVVSCALQEIFEDIRLKQNEIIDIISKKVS, from the coding sequence ATGAAAATTTTATATAGTCTCATTTTATTAAGTCCTATATATGCAATGGCTGCAACTGAGTATGATATTGTTCCTAGAACTATTAATTTTTTTATTTTTATAGCTATTTTATATTATTTTTCGGCAAATTTTTTTAAGAATTTTTATAAAAATCGTATTATAAAAATTTCTTCTAAAATTGATGAAATTCAAAAAAATCTCTTAGAAAGCAAAGCGAAAAAGATCGATATAATGAAAAAAATCGAAGAAGCTAAAGCTAATTCTGTAGCAGCTATATCTATGGCTAAAAAGGAAGCAGATATTTATATGCAAAAAATCAAAGAAGAAGCTCAAAATGAAGTTACTTTGCTTGAGCAAAATTTTGAAGATCAAAAAAAATACGAATTAAGAAAAATGAAAAAAGAAGTTGTTTCTTGTGCTTTGCAAGAAATTTTTGAAGATATAAGATTAAAACAAAATGAAATTATAGATATAATATCAAAGAAAGTGTCTTAA
- a CDS encoding FoF1 ATP synthase subunit B', with protein sequence MFEDMHPSIMFATMAIFLAMIVILNTMLYKPLLKSIDERNDSIKNDEAKAKQYSQDISNANDEVEAIYANTREEVFKIKQQAINAAKEEANQIIKAKKEELERRMNSFYLELENQKKEFKENLSQYLPDLKQALQNNIKKIGIKE encoded by the coding sequence ATGTTTGAAGATATGCATCCATCTATAATGTTTGCTACTATGGCTATTTTTTTAGCTATGATAGTCATTTTAAATACTATGCTATATAAACCTCTTTTAAAATCTATAGACGAAAGAAATGATTCTATTAAAAATGATGAAGCTAAAGCAAAGCAATACTCTCAAGATATATCAAATGCTAATGATGAAGTTGAAGCAATTTATGCTAATACCAGAGAAGAGGTTTTTAAAATTAAACAACAAGCAATCAATGCTGCTAAAGAAGAGGCCAATCAAATCATTAAAGCCAAAAAAGAAGAACTAGAGCGAAGAATGAATAGTTTTTATCTAGAACTCGAAAATCAAAAAAAAGAATTTAAAGAAAATTTGAGTCAATATTTGCCAGATTTAAAACAAGCTTTGCAAAATAATATTAAAAAAATAGGAATAAAAGAATGA
- a CDS encoding ParB/RepB/Spo0J family partition protein has protein sequence MGLNKDRGLKSLMGNVEEVYTRELGLDKNQVKLIEIKKIIPNPFQPRKVFDETALNELANSIKEYGLIQPIIVLQKEDKFILVAGERRLRATQILGEENILAFVSDRDEIKLRELALIENIQRENLNPIELAHSYKDLIEVHNITQENLAELIHKSRTQITNTLRLLNLDNRTQKLIIEGKISQGHAKVLVGLNEKDEKMLVDSIIGQKLNVRETEKIAQKLKNKEKIENNAEKEDTEFENSMQSLKQILNKIGFSCTHKKNNFIIHLENITEINKLIKIFN, from the coding sequence ATGGGATTAAATAAAGATAGAGGTTTAAAAAGCCTCATGGGAAATGTAGAAGAAGTATATACTAGAGAACTTGGGCTTGATAAAAATCAAGTTAAACTTATTGAGATTAAAAAAATTATCCCAAATCCCTTTCAACCAAGAAAAGTTTTTGATGAAACAGCTTTAAACGAACTTGCAAATTCTATTAAAGAATATGGATTAATACAACCTATTATAGTATTGCAAAAAGAAGATAAATTTATTTTAGTTGCAGGCGAAAGAAGACTAAGAGCTACTCAAATTTTAGGTGAAGAAAATATATTGGCTTTTGTGTCTGATAGAGATGAAATTAAACTTAGAGAACTTGCTCTTATAGAAAATATTCAAAGAGAAAATTTAAATCCTATAGAACTTGCCCATTCTTATAAAGATTTAATCGAGGTGCATAATATTACTCAAGAAAATTTAGCTGAACTTATTCATAAAAGTCGAACTCAAATTACTAATACCTTAAGACTTTTAAATTTAGATAATCGAACTCAAAAACTTATTATTGAAGGTAAAATCTCTCAAGGTCACGCTAAAGTTTTAGTTGGATTAAATGAAAAAGATGAAAAAATGCTAGTTGACAGTATCATAGGTCAAAAACTCAATGTAAGAGAAACAGAAAAAATTGCTCAAAAATTAAAAAATAAAGAAAAAATAGAAAATAATGCTGAAAAAGAAGATACAGAATTTGAAAATTCTATGCAAAGCTTAAAACAAATTTTAAATAAAATCGGCTTTTCTTGCACCCATAAGAAAAATAATTTTATTATTCATTTAGAAAATATCACTGAAATTAACAAGTTAATTAAAATTTTTAATTAA
- a CDS encoding ParA family protein has product MSEIITIANQKGGVGKTTTAVNLAASLAVAEKKVLLIDVDPQANATTGLGFNRNNYEYNIYHVFIGRKKLSDIILKTELPQLHLAPSNIGLVGIEQELAKGENNEKKTVLKNQIQEVLDEYDFIIIDSPPALGSITINAFAASDSVIIPIQCEFYALEGVAMVLNTIKIIKKTLNPKLKVRGFLPTMYSSQNNLSKDVVEDLKQNFKKQLFTINGNEDDFIVIPRNVKLAESPSFGKPIILYDIKSPGSLAYQNLAYSILG; this is encoded by the coding sequence ATGAGCGAGATTATTACAATAGCAAATCAAAAAGGTGGTGTAGGAAAAACAACAACAGCTGTAAATTTAGCAGCTTCTTTAGCAGTAGCAGAAAAAAAAGTACTTTTAATTGATGTTGATCCTCAAGCTAATGCTACAACAGGACTTGGATTTAACCGCAATAATTATGAATATAATATTTACCATGTTTTTATAGGCAGAAAAAAGCTTTCTGATATTATTTTAAAAACAGAATTACCACAACTTCATTTAGCTCCATCAAATATTGGACTTGTAGGTATAGAGCAAGAACTTGCTAAGGGCGAAAACAATGAAAAGAAAACCGTATTAAAAAATCAAATTCAAGAAGTTTTAGATGAATATGATTTTATTATTATAGATTCTCCGCCAGCACTTGGAAGTATTACTATCAATGCTTTTGCTGCAAGTGATAGTGTTATCATCCCTATACAATGTGAATTTTATGCCTTAGAAGGTGTTGCTATGGTTTTAAATACTATTAAAATCATTAAAAAAACACTTAATCCTAAACTTAAAGTAAGGGGTTTCTTGCCAACTATGTATAGTTCTCAAAACAATCTTTCTAAGGATGTTGTAGAGGATTTAAAGCAAAATTTTAAAAAACAACTTTTTACAATCAATGGCAATGAGGATGATTTTATCGTTATTCCACGTAATGTTAAATTAGCAGAAAGTCCTAGTTTTGGCAAACCTATCATACTTTATGATATAAAATCGCCTGGATCTTTAGCTTATCAAAATTTAGCTTATTCAATTTTAGGATAA
- a CDS encoding biotin--[acetyl-CoA-carboxylase] ligase codes for MEIVCIKSINSTHLFLCDQIRSGKIKNNTALYALEQTQGVGSRENSWQSSKGNLHLSFCLKEEDLPKDLPLASVSIYFAYLIKEILANKGSKIWLKWPNDLYLDDKKAGGIISTKISNFIIGGIGLNIAFAPENRALCDIKIPIEILVKEFVKKLEKKILWKNIFSKYMLEFEKSRHFSVHYEGRIFSLKDACLYQDGSILLDNKRVYSLR; via the coding sequence TTGGAGATTGTTTGTATTAAAAGTATTAATTCAACTCATCTTTTTTTATGTGATCAAATTCGCAGTGGAAAAATAAAAAACAATACTGCTTTATATGCTTTAGAACAAACTCAAGGAGTAGGAAGTAGGGAAAATTCATGGCAAAGCTCAAAGGGAAATTTACATCTTTCTTTTTGCTTAAAAGAAGAAGATTTACCTAAAGATTTACCTTTAGCTTCAGTTAGCATTTATTTTGCCTATTTAATCAAAGAAATTTTAGCCAATAAAGGTTCTAAAATATGGCTTAAATGGCCTAATGATTTATATTTAGATGATAAAAAAGCTGGGGGGATTATAAGTACAAAAATTTCTAATTTTATCATTGGAGGCATAGGATTGAATATAGCTTTTGCTCCAGAAAATAGAGCTTTATGTGATATTAAAATACCAATTGAAATTTTAGTTAAAGAGTTTGTAAAAAAGCTAGAAAAAAAAATTTTATGGAAGAATATTTTTAGCAAGTATATGTTAGAATTTGAAAAATCAAGACATTTTAGCGTCCATTATGAAGGCAGAATTTTTTCACTTAAAGATGCTTGTTTATATCAAGATGGATCAATTTTATTAGATAATAAAAGGGTATATAGTTTAAGATGA
- the fmt gene encoding methionyl-tRNA formyltransferase encodes MKKIIFMGTPAYATCILKALLENKNFNIIALFTQPDKAIGRKQILTPSHTKAFLNNHSPNIPIFTPKSLKDEAIIEQIRDLKPDFIVVAAYGKILPKAILDIAPCVNLHASLLPKYRGASPIQSAILNGDEKSGVCTMLMEEGLDTGPILESLECNIKNKNSSEVFEILANLAAKLIISTLLNFKNLIPKKQDENLATQCTKIKKEDGMIVLYNAKEIYQKYLAFNPWPNIFLNNGLKFLELELVDENKQFNQEGEILELEKESFLLSCKQGILRIKKLQESGKKVLDGRTYLNGKRLKVGDCLY; translated from the coding sequence ATGAAAAAAATAATTTTTATGGGAACCCCAGCTTATGCAACTTGCATTTTAAAAGCTCTTTTAGAAAATAAAAATTTTAATATTATAGCACTTTTTACTCAACCTGATAAGGCTATAGGTAGAAAACAAATTTTAACTCCAAGTCACACTAAAGCTTTTTTAAATAATCACTCCCCTAATATTCCAATTTTCACACCTAAATCATTAAAAGATGAAGCAATTATTGAACAAATTAGGGATTTAAAACCTGATTTTATCGTAGTAGCTGCCTATGGAAAAATTTTACCTAAAGCTATTTTAGATATAGCCCCTTGCGTGAATTTGCATGCTTCTTTATTACCAAAATATCGTGGTGCTAGCCCTATTCAAAGTGCTATTTTAAATGGTGATGAAAAAAGCGGGGTTTGTACTATGCTTATGGAAGAAGGACTTGATACAGGCCCCATACTTGAAAGTTTAGAATGTAATATTAAAAATAAAAATTCAAGCGAAGTTTTTGAAATATTAGCAAATTTAGCTGCAAAGCTTATCATTTCCACTCTTTTAAATTTTAAAAATTTAATCCCAAAAAAACAAGATGAAAATTTAGCAACCCAATGTACAAAAATAAAAAAAGAAGATGGGATGATTGTTTTATATAATGCAAAAGAAATTTATCAAAAATATCTTGCTTTCAATCCTTGGCCAAATATTTTTTTAAACAATGGTTTAAAATTTTTAGAATTAGAACTTGTAGATGAAAATAAGCAATTTAATCAAGAAGGAGAAATTTTAGAATTAGAAAAAGAAAGTTTTTTATTATCTTGTAAACAAGGCATTTTACGTATAAAAAAATTGCAAGAAAGTGGAAAAAAAGTCCTTGATGGACGTACTTATCTAAATGGAAAGAGGTTAAAAGTTGGAGATTGTTTGTATTAA
- a CDS encoding multidrug ABC transporter permease/ATP-binding protein — MSFIIEMLKNNKLKFLSFLFFSFLTSIVGVFTLIFINDYLLKSVQNIPIFYFLILLLVFFISSTIVELGLSIFGQNFIFKMQKRIVKQILDTPLLRVAKVGKARILASLGSDVRNISFGLLRLPDFLQSSILIFCTSVYLCYLSFEIFIFCAVWIAIIFITNHFLMIKVYYYFRKARENDDALQNNYQNILDGHKELLINQDRAKLYYELEFENNAKAKKINSTLGNLFNNLSNNWTNITLLALVGMEFFLALKYDLASVNEATTIALSILFLRTPLVSMISSFPTLLLAKIALDKIEKLELDEYKEGFEKIDYIKDWKQISFKNVSFSYDENFSLNPVNIDIKKGELVFLIGKNGSGKSTFCMLLTGLFKPSNGEIYVDNIRIDDEKSLKQYRSLISAVFSDFHLFSKTLSKNGFASEDKIAFWLNFLELKNKTSVVDNELTFTKLSTGQKKRLAMLIALLEQRDVLILDEWAADQDPVFRKFFYKKLLPLLKAQGKTIFAITHDDAYFDSADRILLAQEGNISELRGENIKEKAKNLIDQFE, encoded by the coding sequence ATGTCTTTTATCATTGAAATGCTTAAAAATAATAAATTAAAATTTTTATCTTTTTTATTTTTTTCTTTTTTAACGAGTATTGTTGGAGTTTTTACTTTAATTTTTATAAATGATTATTTGCTTAAAAGTGTGCAAAATATACCTATTTTTTACTTTCTAATTTTACTTTTAGTTTTTTTTATAAGTTCGACTATAGTAGAGCTTGGATTGAGTATTTTTGGGCAAAATTTTATTTTTAAAATGCAAAAACGCATTGTAAAACAAATTCTAGATACTCCTTTATTACGTGTAGCCAAAGTGGGAAAAGCAAGAATTCTAGCATCTTTAGGTTCTGATGTTAGAAATATATCTTTTGGGCTTTTGCGTTTGCCTGATTTTTTACAATCAAGTATTTTGATTTTTTGCACAAGTGTTTATTTATGTTATCTTTCTTTTGAAATTTTTATTTTTTGTGCTGTTTGGATTGCGATTATTTTTATAACAAATCATTTTTTAATGATTAAAGTTTATTATTATTTTCGCAAAGCTAGGGAAAATGATGACGCTTTGCAAAATAATTATCAAAATATACTCGATGGGCATAAAGAACTTTTAATTAATCAAGATAGGGCTAAACTTTATTATGAACTTGAATTTGAAAATAATGCTAAAGCAAAAAAAATAAATAGCACCCTAGGAAATCTCTTCAATAATTTATCAAATAATTGGACCAATATAACGCTTTTAGCTTTGGTAGGCATGGAATTTTTTCTAGCTTTAAAGTATGATTTGGCAAGCGTAAATGAAGCAACAACTATAGCTCTTTCTATTTTATTTTTAAGAACTCCTTTGGTTTCCATGATCTCTTCTTTTCCTACCTTGCTTTTAGCAAAAATCGCTTTGGATAAAATTGAAAAATTAGAATTAGATGAATATAAAGAAGGTTTTGAAAAGATAGATTATATTAAAGACTGGAAACAAATTTCTTTTAAAAATGTTTCTTTCTCTTATGATGAAAATTTCAGTTTGAATCCTGTAAATATTGATATAAAAAAAGGTGAACTTGTATTTTTAATCGGTAAAAATGGAAGTGGAAAATCAACTTTTTGTATGCTTTTAACGGGACTTTTTAAGCCAAGCAATGGTGAAATTTATGTAGATAATATACGAATTGATGATGAAAAAAGTTTAAAACAATATAGATCGCTTATTTCTGCTGTGTTTAGTGATTTTCATCTTTTTAGCAAAACTTTAAGTAAAAATGGTTTTGCAAGTGAAGATAAAATTGCTTTTTGGCTTAATTTTTTAGAGCTTAAGAATAAAACAAGTGTTGTAGATAATGAGCTAACTTTTACCAAGCTTTCCACGGGACAAAAAAAGCGTTTAGCTATGCTTATAGCTTTGCTTGAACAAAGAGATGTTTTAATTCTTGATGAATGGGCTGCAGATCAAGATCCGGTATTTAGAAAATTTTTTTATAAAAAACTTTTACCCTTACTAAAAGCACAAGGAAAAACTATTTTTGCCATTACACACGATGATGCTTACTTTGATAGTGCTGATCGAATTTTACTCGCACAAGAAGGTAATATAAGTGAGCTAAGAGGAGAAAATATTAAAGAAAAAGCTAAAAATTTAATCGATCAATTTGAGTGA
- the cgb gene encoding single-domain globin Cgb — MTQEQIQIIKDCIPVLQKNGEELTKEFYKIMFNDYPEVKSMFNMEKQISGEQPKALAMAILIAAKNIDDLEKMRSFVDKVAITHVKLGVKEEHYPIVGTCLLKAIKSLLNPDEATLKAWEVAYNKIAKFYIDIEKTL; from the coding sequence ATGACTCAAGAACAAATTCAAATCATTAAAGATTGTATACCAGTTTTACAAAAAAATGGAGAGGAACTTACCAAAGAATTTTATAAAATCATGTTTAATGATTATCCTGAAGTAAAATCTATGTTTAACATGGAAAAACAAATTTCAGGAGAACAACCAAAAGCTTTAGCAATGGCAATTTTAATTGCAGCTAAAAATATAGATGATTTAGAAAAAATGAGATCTTTTGTTGATAAAGTTGCCATAACTCATGTGAAACTAGGAGTTAAAGAAGAGCACTATCCTATAGTTGGAACTTGTCTTTTAAAAGCCATAAAAAGTCTTTTAAATCCGGATGAAGCTACTCTTAAAGCTTGGGAAGTTGCTTATAATAAAATAGCTAAATTTTACATTGATATAGAAAAAACTCTATAA
- a CDS encoding TorD/DmsD family molecular chaperone: MKHLAIDIFITFFKNPPKQDLLKKIQEEQLWQRWFLKNENPLQKQALKLLSYSKEDEKMIGYDFTCLFLSDIDFVKAPPYASFYLDKDKEIYSNNSEKVKNIFLKYNFLTFLENEPQDSLINELLFIKELLKNNNEEILKEFLEKEFFTWFNAWNEDLEKEAKSDFYKGLAMLMRDFFNNLT, encoded by the coding sequence ATGAAACATCTAGCAATAGATATTTTCATTACTTTTTTTAAAAATCCGCCTAAGCAAGATTTGTTAAAGAAAATTCAAGAAGAACAACTCTGGCAAAGGTGGTTTTTAAAAAATGAAAATCCTTTGCAAAAACAAGCTCTAAAATTACTAAGCTATTCCAAAGAAGATGAAAAAATGATAGGATATGATTTTACCTGTCTTTTTTTAAGTGATATTGATTTTGTTAAAGCTCCACCTTACGCTTCTTTTTATCTTGATAAAGACAAAGAAATTTATTCAAACAATTCCGAAAAAGTCAAAAATATCTTTTTAAAATATAATTTTTTGACTTTTTTAGAAAACGAACCTCAAGATAGTTTGATTAACGAACTTTTATTTATTAAAGAATTGCTAAAAAACAATAACGAAGAAATATTAAAAGAATTTTTAGAAAAAGAATTTTTTACTTGGTTTAATGCTTGGAATGAAGATTTAGAAAAAGAAGCAAAAAGCGATTTTTACAAAGGCTTAGCTATGCTTATGAGAGATTTTTTTAATAACTTAACATAG
- a CDS encoding DMSO/selenate family reductase complex B subunit yields the protein MNLEENSQFGFMLDQSKCVGCRTCSLSCKDYKNMPVGVNFRRVFETEGGNWTCKEEDGSVEQNVFAYYTSISCNHCSEPACLKACPTGATMKVKWGIVKVEDSMCIGCKACAMACPYGAPQFNHESGHMSKCDGCYDRLKEGKNPICVDSCPFRALKAGDIAKLREKHGNLASITPLPDASITHPNLCIVPEKHSLPSGNKSAIFYLPQNYQGVKNDIL from the coding sequence ATGAATTTAGAAGAAAACTCACAATTTGGCTTCATGCTCGATCAAAGCAAATGTGTAGGATGTAGAACTTGTTCTTTATCTTGCAAAGATTATAAAAATATGCCCGTTGGTGTAAATTTTCGTCGTGTTTTTGAAACAGAAGGCGGTAATTGGACTTGCAAAGAAGAAGATGGAAGTGTAGAACAAAATGTTTTTGCTTATTATACTTCTATATCTTGCAATCACTGCTCCGAACCAGCTTGTCTTAAAGCTTGTCCTACAGGTGCAACTATGAAGGTAAAATGGGGTATAGTGAAAGTTGAAGATAGTATGTGTATAGGGTGTAAGGCTTGTGCTATGGCTTGTCCTTATGGGGCTCCACAATTTAATCACGAAAGTGGGCATATGAGCAAATGTGATGGTTGTTATGATAGACTCAAAGAAGGAAAAAATCCAATTTGTGTGGATTCTTGTCCTTTTAGAGCATTAAAAGCTGGAGATATTGCCAAACTAAGAGAAAAACACGGGAATTTAGCTTCGATAACCCCCTTACCTGATGCAAGCATTACGCATCCAAATTTATGTATAGTGCCTGAAAAACATAGCTTACCTTCGGGAAATAAAAGTGCAATTTTTTATTTGCCGCAAAATTATCAAGGAGTAAAAAATGACATCCTTTAA